A DNA window from Arachis hypogaea cultivar Tifrunner chromosome 18, arahy.Tifrunner.gnm2.J5K5, whole genome shotgun sequence contains the following coding sequences:
- the LOC112770879 gene encoding uncharacterized protein produces the protein MAKGKATSKLNIAIIHPDLGIGGAERLIVDAAVELASHGHKVHIFTAHHDKNRCFEETISGTFPVTVYGSFLPRHVFYRLHALCAFLRCLFVAFCMLFMWPSFDVIIADQVSVVIPILKLKRSAKIVFYCHFPDLLLAQHTTFLRKLYRTPIDYVEEVTTGMADLILVNSNFTASTFANTFIHLNAKGIRPAVLYPAVNVDQFKEPSSFKLNFLSINRFERKKNIELAILAFAMLHSPEASLTVAGGFDIRLKENVEYLEQLKALAEREGVSNRIRFITSCSTTERNALLSECLCVIYTPKDEHFGIVPVEAMAAYKPVIACNSGGPLESVKNGVTGFLCDPTPEEFSSAMAKFIKDPKEAERMGREARKHVVDSFSTHTFGQSLNRYIVDIHRGKED, from the exons ATGGCAAAGGGTAAAGCAACTTCAAAGCTCAACATCGCTATTATTCACCCTGATCTCGGCATAG GTGGAGCTGAAAGATTGATTGTGGATGCAGCTGTTGAGCTTGCATCCCATGGCCATAAAGTTCATATTTTTACTGCACACCATGATAAAAATCGATGCTTTGAGGAAACTATTTCTg GTACCTTTCCAGTTACTGTGTATGGTTCCTTTCTTCCCCGGCATGTATTCTACCGTCTTCATGCATTGTGTGCTTTCCTCCGGTGCCTATTTGTTGCTTTCTGTATGCTTTTTATGTGGCCTTCGTTTGATGTTATAATTGCTGATCAGGTCTCCGTAGTCATTCCCATCTTGAAACTTAAAAGATCAGCAAAG ATTGTATTCTATTGTCATTTTCCCGACTTGTTGCTGGCTCAACATACCACTTTCCTCCGGAAGTTGTATCGGACACCAATAGACTATGTAGAAGAAGTAACAACTG GAATGGCTGATTTGATACTTGTTAACAGCAACTTCACTGCTTCTACTTTTGCGAATACTTTTATACATCTCAATGCCAAAGGGATTCGACCAGCTGTTCTGTACCCAGCAGTTAATGTGGATCAGTTCAAAGAACCAAGTTCCTTTAA GCTGAACTTTCTTTCCATTAACCGCTTTGAAAGGAAAAAGAACATAGAATTAGCAATTTTAGCTTTTGCTATGCTTCATTCGCCTGAAGCTTCTTTGACTGTTGCAG GTGGCTTTGACATACGGTTGAAGGAGAATGTGGAATACTTAGAACAGCTTAAGGCTTTAGCTGAAAGAGAAGGTGTCTCTAATAGAATAAGATTCATCACCTCTTGCTCTACCACTGAAAGGAATGCCCTGCTCTCGGAATGCCTGTGTGTCATTTACACTCCAAAG GATGAGCATTTTGGCATTGTTCCGGTGGAGGCGATGGCAGCATACAAACCTGTTATTGCATGCAATAGTGGTGGACCATTGGAGAGTGTGAAGAATGGTGTAACAGGATTCCTTTGTGATCCTACACCAGAAGAGTTTTCTTCTGCAATGGCTAAATTCATAAAAGATCCCAAAGAGGCTGAAAGAATGGGTAGAGAAGCTAGAAAGCATGTGGTTGATTCATTCTCCACACACACATTCGGCCAAAGTTTAAATAGGTATATAGTTGACATTCACAGAGGAAAAGAGGACTGA